One window of the Prosthecodimorpha staleyi genome contains the following:
- a CDS encoding PaaI family thioesterase, giving the protein MSQPTSESDFDPSEHGWEIVQQDGYEALVGPFWTCHDQGALRVALKTRTEHRNRNGAVHGGVILSLADQGLGLAVLEATGGLKQATIQLDLHFVAATRPGQFVVCIPKVDRVTSGVAFVRGELKVGDRLVATAEGIWKYVEARR; this is encoded by the coding sequence TTGTCCCAGCCGACGAGCGAATCCGATTTCGATCCGAGCGAACACGGCTGGGAAATAGTGCAGCAGGACGGCTATGAGGCTCTCGTCGGCCCGTTCTGGACGTGCCACGACCAGGGCGCCTTACGGGTCGCCCTGAAGACCCGTACAGAGCACCGCAATCGCAACGGCGCCGTCCATGGCGGGGTGATCCTGTCGCTTGCCGATCAGGGGCTGGGTCTCGCGGTGCTGGAGGCGACCGGCGGTCTGAAGCAGGCGACCATCCAGCTCGACCTTCACTTCGTCGCGGCGACGCGCCCCGGTCAATTCGTGGTCTGCATCCCGAAGGTCGACCGGGTCACCTCCGGCGTCGCCTTCGTGCGCGGCGAACTCAAGGTCGGGGACCGTCTGGTCGCGACCGCCGAGGGAATCTGGAAATATGTCGAGGCCAGGCGGTAG
- a CDS encoding GntR family transcriptional regulator — protein MTAGDEDGAPPQAPGSGAPAAPRADRLSVSRTAEDRAGRIRTGIVTAILEQRLHPGTKLGEDEIGAVYGASRTIVRAALQALAHEGIVVIEKNRGAFVARPSPEEAREVFEARRLIETAIAGRAALRYTPDWGAALDRHLAEERAALARGDDRAAIRLSGEFHGLVAALAGHGIFQSLLAELIARSSLIILLYRSRRAQFCGSDHHAAIAEAIRRGDGSLAGRLMGEHLIEIEAGLDLKGDAEPERSLADILRG, from the coding sequence ATGACGGCCGGGGACGAGGATGGGGCGCCGCCGCAGGCGCCGGGATCGGGAGCGCCGGCGGCGCCGCGGGCGGATCGGCTGTCCGTGTCCCGCACGGCGGAGGACCGCGCCGGCCGCATCCGCACCGGGATCGTCACCGCGATCCTGGAGCAGAGGCTTCACCCCGGCACCAAGCTTGGCGAGGACGAGATCGGCGCGGTTTACGGCGCCAGCCGCACCATCGTGCGTGCAGCCCTGCAGGCTCTGGCCCACGAAGGCATCGTGGTGATCGAGAAGAACCGCGGCGCCTTCGTGGCGCGGCCGAGCCCCGAGGAGGCTCGCGAGGTGTTCGAAGCCCGCCGCCTGATTGAGACCGCGATCGCCGGGCGGGCGGCTCTGCGCTACACGCCGGATTGGGGCGCGGCGCTCGATCGCCATCTCGCAGAAGAGCGTGCCGCGCTCGCCCGCGGCGACGATCGTGCGGCCATCCGCCTCAGCGGCGAATTCCACGGCCTCGTCGCCGCACTGGCTGGCCACGGAATCTTCCAGTCCCTGCTGGCCGAACTGATCGCCCGGTCCTCCCTCATCATCCTGCTCTATCGCAGTCGCCGTGCCCAGTTCTGCGGCAGCGACCACCATGCCGCCATCGCCGAGGCGATCCGCCGGGGTGACGGCAGTTTGGCCGGTCGGTTGATGGGCGAGCATCTGATCGAGATCGAAGCCGGTCTCGATCTCAAGGGCGACGCGGAACCCGAACGCAGTCTCGCCGACATCCTGCGCGGCTGA
- a CDS encoding MarR family winged helix-turn-helix transcriptional regulator yields MAARPRRAKSETGSASAAETRPEAAAAASVAGVPADGSYQAPVAVPDGRPAGTPHDELRVWLRLLGASNRIESILSSRITKEFGISLARFDLLAQLERAPDGLTMTDASRRMMVTNGAITSLVDRLVEEGFVTRETRAEDRRTTVIRLTAEGRARFLAMAASHEDWVVGLIGGLEPQARNELSRGLSALRRHLDALGA; encoded by the coding sequence ATGGCTGCGAGGCCGCGACGCGCCAAATCGGAGACAGGCTCCGCTTCCGCCGCCGAAACGAGGCCCGAAGCCGCGGCTGCCGCATCGGTTGCCGGCGTCCCGGCCGACGGATCGTATCAGGCCCCGGTGGCCGTGCCGGACGGTCGCCCGGCAGGCACGCCGCATGACGAACTGCGGGTCTGGCTGCGCCTACTCGGCGCCTCGAACCGGATCGAGTCGATCCTGTCGAGCCGCATCACCAAGGAATTCGGCATCTCGCTGGCCCGCTTCGATCTGCTCGCCCAACTCGAAAGGGCCCCCGACGGCCTGACCATGACCGACGCGTCCCGGCGCATGATGGTCACCAACGGCGCCATCACCAGCCTCGTCGACCGGCTCGTGGAGGAAGGCTTCGTCACGCGCGAAACCCGTGCCGAGGATCGGCGCACCACCGTCATCCGCCTCACCGCGGAAGGCCGTGCCCGTTTCCTGGCCATGGCCGCCAGTCACGAAGACTGGGTCGTCGGCCTGATCGGCGGTCTGGAACCCCAGGCGCGCAACGAACTTTCACGCGGTCTCTCGGCTCTGCGTCGCCATCTCGACGCGCTCGGCGCGTGA
- a CDS encoding ABC transporter substrate-binding protein has translation MTEDTTKSGLSRRTLLKGAAAGAGLAAGSGAITGFPYVMSQEAKVLRYLGTAVNAGDEISKKCLADTGIKIEYITVTTDDVTKRVVTQPNSFDVLDTEYFSLKKLVPSGNILALDAKKIKEFNNITPVFTKGQLPSGKKIGDQGTAPWKVLYLEGKDSKTFAKSPTEFVTLIPTVYNADTLGIRPDLIKRPISSWAELLNPEFKGKASILNIPSIGIMDAAMVVEATGQYKYADKGNMTKAEIDLTMKILTEAKKSGQFRAFWKDFNESVNLMASGETVIQSMWSPAVTKVRSMGIPCVFQPLKEGYRSWASGFCVSKGVSGKKLEWAYEFVNWFLSGWAGAYLNRQGYYSAVLSTAKANMEPYEWAYWMEGKAAEKDIKAPDGSLLEKAGAIRDGGSYDDRMGSVACWNAVMDENDYMVRKWNEFIAA, from the coding sequence ATGACGGAAGACACCACCAAGTCGGGCCTCAGCCGGCGCACGCTGCTCAAGGGCGCCGCGGCCGGTGCCGGCCTCGCCGCCGGATCGGGCGCCATAACGGGCTTCCCGTATGTGATGAGCCAGGAAGCCAAGGTGCTTCGCTATCTCGGCACCGCCGTCAATGCCGGCGACGAGATTTCCAAGAAGTGCCTCGCCGACACGGGCATCAAGATCGAATACATCACGGTCACGACCGACGACGTGACCAAGCGCGTCGTGACCCAGCCGAACTCGTTCGACGTGCTCGATACTGAGTATTTCTCGCTCAAGAAGCTGGTCCCGTCGGGCAACATCCTGGCGCTCGACGCCAAGAAGATCAAGGAATTCAATAATATCACGCCCGTCTTTACGAAGGGCCAACTGCCCTCCGGCAAGAAGATCGGCGATCAGGGCACCGCGCCCTGGAAAGTGCTCTATCTCGAAGGCAAGGACTCCAAAACCTTCGCCAAGAGCCCGACCGAATTCGTCACCCTGATCCCGACGGTCTACAACGCCGACACGCTCGGCATCCGCCCCGACCTGATCAAGCGCCCGATCTCGTCCTGGGCCGAACTGCTGAACCCGGAATTCAAGGGCAAGGCTTCGATCCTCAACATCCCGTCGATCGGCATCATGGATGCGGCGATGGTTGTGGAAGCCACCGGCCAGTACAAGTATGCCGACAAGGGCAACATGACCAAGGCCGAGATCGACCTGACCATGAAGATCCTGACCGAGGCCAAGAAGTCCGGCCAGTTCCGCGCCTTCTGGAAGGACTTCAACGAGTCGGTCAACCTGATGGCCTCGGGCGAGACCGTGATCCAGTCGATGTGGTCGCCGGCGGTGACCAAGGTCCGCTCGATGGGCATCCCCTGCGTGTTCCAGCCGCTGAAGGAAGGCTACCGCTCCTGGGCGTCGGGTTTCTGCGTCTCCAAGGGCGTCTCGGGCAAGAAGCTCGAATGGGCCTACGAGTTCGTCAACTGGTTCCTGTCGGGCTGGGCGGGCGCCTATCTCAACCGCCAGGGCTACTATTCGGCCGTGCTGTCGACCGCCAAGGCCAATATGGAACCCTACGAATGGGCCTATTGGATGGAAGGCAAGGCGGCCGAGAAGGACATCAAGGCCCCCGACGGCTCGCTGCTCGAAAAGGCCGGTGCGATCCGCGATGGCGGTTCCTACGACGACCGCATGGGCTCGGTCGCCTGCTGGAACGCGGTCATGGACGAGAACGACTACATGGTTCGCAAGTGGAACGAGTTCATCGCGGCCTGA
- a CDS encoding alkene reductase produces the protein MTADALFSPVKFGSIELKNRIVLAPLTRNRAAPGNLPSTLAATYYSQRASGGLVITEATQATEDGQGYPDTPGLHSDAQVAAWKVVTDAVHAAGGRIVVQLWHTGRISHSVFRPDGLPPLAPSAIAPAGAVYLPGWQKAAFETPREMTQADIDRVVDGWRTAAANARRAGFDGVEVHAANGYLIDQFLRDGANKRTDGYGGPIENRVRFLKEAVAAAVAGWGSGDGVGVRLSPHNPYNDMQDSDPATTFTAAAAALKPFGLAYLHVLEPVGTSPALAPAMKAASGLPLIVNGGYGAETGAAAIAEGTIDAIAYGTLFLANPDLPARFAAGAPLNTPNPKTFYGGTEVGYTDYPALAS, from the coding sequence ATGACCGCAGACGCGCTTTTCTCGCCCGTAAAGTTCGGAAGTATCGAACTTAAGAACCGCATCGTGCTCGCGCCCCTGACGCGCAACCGGGCGGCTCCGGGCAACCTGCCTTCGACGCTCGCCGCCACCTACTATTCCCAGCGCGCTTCCGGCGGGCTGGTGATCACCGAGGCGACCCAGGCGACCGAGGATGGGCAGGGCTATCCCGACACCCCCGGCCTCCATTCCGACGCCCAGGTTGCGGCCTGGAAGGTGGTGACCGATGCGGTCCATGCCGCGGGCGGCAGGATCGTCGTCCAGCTCTGGCATACCGGCCGCATCTCGCATTCGGTGTTCCGTCCCGACGGGCTGCCGCCGCTCGCGCCGTCCGCCATCGCGCCGGCCGGCGCCGTCTATCTGCCGGGGTGGCAGAAGGCGGCCTTCGAGACCCCGCGCGAAATGACCCAGGCCGATATCGACCGCGTCGTCGACGGCTGGCGCACGGCCGCCGCCAATGCCCGCCGGGCCGGCTTCGACGGCGTCGAGGTCCATGCCGCCAACGGCTACCTGATCGACCAGTTCCTGCGCGACGGCGCCAACAAGCGCACCGACGGCTATGGCGGCCCGATCGAGAACCGGGTCCGGTTCCTCAAGGAGGCGGTCGCGGCCGCGGTCGCCGGCTGGGGTTCGGGAGACGGCGTCGGCGTGCGCCTGTCGCCGCACAATCCCTATAACGACATGCAGGATTCCGACCCGGCCACGACCTTCACGGCGGCCGCCGCGGCGCTGAAGCCGTTCGGCCTCGCCTATCTGCATGTCCTCGAGCCGGTCGGCACCAGCCCGGCCCTGGCGCCGGCCATGAAGGCCGCGTCCGGCCTGCCGCTGATCGTCAATGGCGGCTACGGGGCGGAAACCGGCGCGGCCGCGATCGCCGAGGGGACGATCGACGCGATCGCCTACGGCACCCTGTTCCTGGCCAATCCGGACCTGCCCGCCCGCTTCGCCGCCGGCGCGCCGCTGAATACGCCGAACCCGAAGACCTTCTACGGCGGCACCGAGGTTGGCTACACCGACTATCCGGCACTGGCGTCCTGA
- the msrB gene encoding peptide-methionine (R)-S-oxide reductase MsrB yields MDTRVYPVTRTDDEWRKVLTAEQYQVMRRHGTERPGSCALLHEKRAGTFACAGCDQPLFRADVKFESGTGWPSFNDPVPGSVETTTDRSYGMVRTEVHCSRCGSHLGHVFDDGPPPTYQRYCINGVALNFTPAS; encoded by the coding sequence ATGGATACCCGCGTCTATCCGGTCACGCGCACCGACGACGAGTGGCGCAAGGTGCTGACGGCGGAGCAGTACCAGGTGATGCGCCGGCACGGCACCGAGCGGCCGGGCAGTTGCGCTCTGCTGCACGAGAAGCGCGCCGGCACCTTCGCCTGCGCCGGATGCGACCAGCCGCTGTTCCGCGCGGATGTGAAGTTCGAGAGCGGCACCGGCTGGCCGAGCTTCAACGATCCCGTGCCGGGCTCCGTCGAGACGACGACCGACCGCAGCTACGGCATGGTGCGGACCGAAGTCCATTGCAGCCGCTGCGGCTCCCATCTCGGCCATGTCTTCGACGATGGCCCGCCGCCGACCTATCAGCGCTACTGCATCAACGGCGTGGCGCTGAACTTCACGCCGGCGTCCTGA
- a CDS encoding ABC transporter ATP-binding protein produces the protein MAQPAALELVQVTKRYGATVAVEAVDLKIPAGTYCCLLGPSGCGKTSTLRMVAGHEAASEGDIILGAHNVTDLPPARRGTAMMFQSYALFPHLTVIDNVAFALKMRGVEKTERHAKARALLDLVAMGAYAGRLPAQLSGGQQQRVALARALITEPQILLLDEPLSALDPFLRIRMRAELKQMQRELGISFIHVTHGQEEAMALSDLVVLMNNGRIEQQGTPREIFNKPRTEFVARFIGGHNVVALDGRKLAVRTDRLTLVRPGVAVDGPMLAGTVTEVEYQGTYVQVNVATGDGNDLVAQVPEAAFDADPQTVGASVVATWAPALAHPLE, from the coding sequence ATGGCCCAACCGGCGGCACTGGAACTGGTCCAGGTCACGAAGCGCTACGGCGCCACCGTCGCCGTCGAGGCGGTCGACCTCAAGATCCCCGCCGGAACCTATTGCTGCCTGCTCGGCCCGTCCGGATGCGGCAAGACCTCGACATTGCGCATGGTTGCCGGCCACGAGGCGGCCTCGGAGGGCGACATCATCCTCGGCGCCCACAATGTCACCGACCTGCCGCCGGCGCGGCGCGGCACGGCGATGATGTTCCAGTCCTACGCGCTGTTCCCGCATCTTACCGTGATAGACAACGTCGCCTTCGCGCTCAAGATGCGCGGCGTCGAGAAGACGGAGCGGCACGCCAAGGCCAGGGCGCTGCTCGATCTGGTCGCCATGGGCGCCTATGCGGGCCGGCTGCCGGCCCAGTTGTCGGGCGGCCAGCAGCAGCGCGTCGCGCTCGCCCGGGCCCTGATCACCGAACCGCAAATCCTGCTGCTCGACGAGCCGCTTTCGGCCCTCGATCCGTTCCTGCGCATCCGCATGCGCGCCGAACTGAAGCAGATGCAGCGCGAGCTCGGCATCTCCTTCATCCACGTCACCCACGGTCAGGAGGAGGCGATGGCGCTGTCCGACTTGGTCGTGCTGATGAACAACGGCCGGATCGAGCAGCAGGGCACGCCGCGCGAGATCTTCAACAAGCCGCGCACCGAGTTCGTCGCCCGCTTCATCGGCGGGCACAACGTGGTCGCGCTCGACGGCCGCAAGCTCGCCGTCCGCACGGACCGGCTGACGCTGGTCCGGCCGGGCGTCGCCGTCGACGGACCGATGTTGGCCGGCACGGTCACCGAAGTCGAATACCAGGGCACCTACGTGCAGGTGAACGTCGCCACGGGAGATGGCAACGATCTCGTCGCGCAGGTGCCGGAGGCCGCTTTCGATGCCGACCCGCAGACGGTCGGCGCGAGCGTCGTGGCGACCTGGGCACCCGCCCTCGCCCATCCGCTCGAATGA